CCCTCGGCGTTGCACCATACGTGAGCCAGGAATTCGAAATGAATTTCCGTCACAACGCTTTTTTTATAGGGGATAACACAAGGGGGGCAGTAAATGAGGGAATGGCCGATTACACTCCTATATTTCTTTCTGAGGTGCCCCAGCTTTTCCGCAGAAAAATAGTTTCCGTTGACATTGCTCTTGTCCAGCTTTCGTATCCTGATAAGCATGGATATATGAGTTACGGGATAAGTGTTGATATTGTAAAGTCGGCAGTGGAAAATGCAGACATTGTCATAGCTCAGATAAACAAGAACATGCCCCGCGTCCTGGGCGACAGTTTCATCAACATAGAGGATGTTGATTTTGTCATCCCCTATGACGAGGAATTGCTTGAATATAAAACAGATGCTGCAGACGAGCAGGCAAAGGCAATAGGGAAAAATATTGCCCGCCTTGTTGAGGACGGCTCCACCATTCAGGTCGGATACGGAAATATTCCAGATGCCGTGGTTGCCAGTTTGAGAAATAAGAAAAATTTGGGAGTGCATACAGAGCTTCTCACAGACGGCGTCGTCAAATTGATAAAAGAGGGTATTGTCACAAACTCTGAGAAAACAATACACAGAGGCAAAACAGTTGCATCATTCTGCATGGGGTCGAGAGAGACATACAGATTTATTGACAACAATCCGGAATTCGAGTTTCACCCTATAGAGTATACAAACGATCCGATGGTGATTGCGAAGAACAACAAAATGACAGCCATAAATACAGCCCTTGAAATAGATCTGACAGGGCAGGTGACAGCAGAATCCCTTGGCCATGAATTTTACAGCGGCATAGGCGGGCAGGCAGATTTCATGAGAGGGGCAGCGATGTCAGAAGGCGGTAAGAGCATAATAGCTTTGCCATCTACTGCAAAAAACGGAGAGGTGTCAAGAATCGTGCCCTTCCTGAAAGAGGGGGCGGGCGTGACTCTCACGAGAGGAGATGCCCGTTATGTTGTTACTGAATATGGCACAGCATATCTTCACGGAAAGAATATAAGGGAGAGGGCAATATCGCTCATAAGCA
This window of the Candidatus Bipolaricaulota bacterium genome carries:
- a CDS encoding GNAT family N-acetyltransferase codes for the protein LGVAPYVSQEFEMNFRHNAFFIGDNTRGAVNEGMADYTPIFLSEVPQLFRRKIVSVDIALVQLSYPDKHGYMSYGISVDIVKSAVENADIVIAQINKNMPRVLGDSFINIEDVDFVIPYDEELLEYKTDAADEQAKAIGKNIARLVEDGSTIQVGYGNIPDAVVASLRNKKNLGVHTELLTDGVVKLIKEGIVTNSEKTIHRGKTVASFCMGSRETYRFIDNNPEFEFHPIEYTNDPMVIAKNNKMTAINTALEIDLTGQVTAESLGHEFYSGIGGQADFMRGAAMSEGGKSIIALPSTAKNGEVSRIVPFLKEGAGVTLTRGDARYVVTEYGTAYLHGKNIRERAISLISIAHPKFREWLLEEAKKYNLVYRDQILVEGEGGIYPANLEKYVKIKDGTKVLLRPIKPSDEDLIKELFYKLSDETIYKRFMGVKKYLPRQQLHELANVDYSKNMAIVAVIGEGEKEEILGIGRYGLDEDTNSAEVAFVVRDDWQGKGIGTELLKYLTTIAKKRGLYGFTADVFADNKPMLSLFEKFDKKSYVMEKELTGGIYHLRMHFK